In a single window of the Solea solea chromosome 14, fSolSol10.1, whole genome shotgun sequence genome:
- the LOC131472918 gene encoding protocadherin alpha-8-like: MNTIRTATWSLKAVMGIKRSNEILRWLLLLFLSDWSVAQISYSVSEEVDKGTVVGNVAKDLNVNVRDLQTRNLNIVSGYSKKYFEANVKTGDIYVNERIDREELCPNAIKCTLNFEAILSNPMILHRIEVVVVDLNDNAPTFVEKSHTINIYESSQTGEHFLLPLALDADTGSNSVKTYRLSPNEYFSLDVQSSGEHSVSAELVVAKALDREKQDVVKLTLIAVDGGKPPKSGSVQIHVNVLDVNDNTPSFSKTLYKARIKENSPVGSSVIHLNATDLDEGENGRVVYSFVKRANFNPADVFSMNVETGEITVKSNLDYEVQSAYEIHVQATDRGLSPRRANGKLLVEVVDVNDNAPEIVVTSLMNPVKEDADIGNVVALVTVTDKDGGKNGHTDCKLVGSAPFKLKPNYKNYYSLLVGGPLDREEYSFYNVTIKATDEGTPPLSTSSVITVQISDVNDNAPRFLEPFINMYVKENSPVGTRIYTISAVDPDINENARVAYSFYSDSKSITVSSVVNINSETGDIFSLQSFNYEELKTFQFKVQATDSGVPPLSSNVTVNVFILDENDNNPVVLAPYSEHGSVNSESIPYNVEAGHIVAKIRAVDADSGYNALLSYQLSEPKGNNLFRIGTSTGEIKTKRRMSDNDLKSHPLVVLVSDNGEPSLSATVSIEVMVVENSADIQTQFRHVPIKDESFTDLNLYLLIAIVSVSAIFLLSLISLIAVKCHRTDSSFSRYSAPMITTHPDGSWSYSKATQQYDVCFSSDTLKSDVVVFPAPYPPVDAELISINGGDTFTRTQTLPNKETVSY; encoded by the coding sequence ATGAATACAATTCGGACGGCGACTTGGTCTTTAAAAGCTGTGATGGGCATCAAGAGGAGTAACGAGATCCTCCGTTGGCTGTTGCTTCTGTTTTTATCTGACTGGTCTGTGGCTCAGATATCATACTCTGTTTCCGAGGAGGTGGACAAAGGAACTGTGGTGGGGAATGTGGCTAAGGATTTAAACGTCAACGTTCGGGACTTGCAAACAAGGAATCTGAATATCGTGTCTGGATACAGTAAGAAATATTTCGAGGCAAATGTTAAGACGGGGGATATTTATGTTAACGAGAGAATAGACCGCGAGGAGCTCTGTCCAAACGCAATCAAATGCACACTAAACTTCGAGGCCATTCTGAGCAATCCTATGATACTCCACCGAATTGAGGTGGTCGTTGTTGATTTAAATGATAACGCACCAACATTTGTCGAGAAGTCACATACAATTAACATATACGAATCTTCACAAACGGGCGAGCACTTTTTGCTTCCTCTGGCTCTTGATGCAGATACAGGCAGCAATTCAGTAAAAACATACAGGCTAAGTCCGAATGAATACTTCTCCTTAGACGTACAGAGCAGTGGAGAACACAGTGTGTCTGCTGAATTGGTCGTGGCAAAAGCTTTGGATAGAGAAAAACAAGATGTTGTTAAACTAACACTGATCGCTGTAGACGGAGGCAAACCTCCCAAAAGCGGATCTGTACAGatacatgtaaatgttttaGACGTCAATGACAACACGCCATCCTTTAGTAAAACGCTTTACAAGGCACGAATTAAAGAAAATTCTCCAGTTGGCTCATCGGTAATTCATCTTAATGCCACAGACTTAGACGAGGGGGAAAACGGGAGGGTCGTTTACTCCTTTGTGAAGCGTGCAAACTTCAATCCTGCAGATGTGTTTTCCATGAATGTAGAAACAGGCGAGATAACAGTGAAGAGCAATTTGGATTACGAAGTACAGTCCGCTTATGAAATCCACGTTCAAGCGACAGACAGGGGTCTCTCGCCACGGAGGGCAAATGGGAAGCTGCTGGTGGAGGTAGTTGATGTGAACGATAATGCCCCAGAAATTGTTGTGACGTCACTCATGAACCCAGTGAAAGAAGATGCTGACATAGGAAACGTTGTTGCTTTGGTGACAGTGACTGATAAAGACGGTGGAAAAAACGGACACACCGATTGTAAATTAGTTGGCTCGGCACCATTTAAGCTAAAACCTAATTACAAGAATTACTACTCTTTACTAGTAGGTGGACCGCTTGATAGAGAAGAATACTCATTTTACAACGTCACGATTAAGGCGACAGATGAAGGAACTCCGCCATTATCCACCAGCAGCGTCATTACAGTTCAGATTTCTGACGTTAATGACAACGCACCTCGTTTTCTTGAACCATTTATTAACATGTACGTAAAAGAAAACAGTCCAGTGGGAACTCGTATCTATACAATATCTGCAGTCGACCCTGACATTAATGAAAACGCAAGAGTGGCATATTCATTTTATAGTGATTCAAAAAGCATTACTGTATCTTCTGTGGTAAACATAAACTCAGAGACTGGAGATATATTCAGTTTGCAGTCGTTTAACTATGAGGAGTTAAAAACGtttcagttcaaagttcagGCCACAGACTCTGGTGTTCCTCCGCTCAGCAGCAATGTGACAGTGAACGTTTTTATCCtggatgaaaatgacaacaatcCCGTGGTTCTTGCGCCCTATTCTGAGCACGGCTCCGTTAACAGTGAGAGCATCCCCTATAATGTTGAAGCGGGACACATTGTGGCAAAGATCAGGGCTGTAGACGCAGACTCTGGGTACAACGCGCTGCTTTCTTATCAACTCTCTGAGCCAAAAGGAAACAACCTCTTCCGGATCGGAACCAGCACCGGGGAAATCAAGACTAAGAGGAGAATGAGTGACAATGATCTGAAATCTCACCCCTTGGTGGTGCTGGTTTCTGATAACGGAGAACCCTCCCTGTCAGCTACTGTGTCTATAGAGGTGATGGTGGTTGAAAACTCAGCTGACATCCAGACTCAGTTCAGACATGTGCCCATAAAGGACGAGAGCTTCACTGATTTAAACCTATATCTGCTGATCGCCATTGTATCGGTGTCAGCCATCTTTCTGCTCAGCCTCATCAGTTTAATAGCTGTCAAATGCCACAGGACAGACAGCAGTTTCAGCAGGTACAGCGCCCCCATGATCACCACCCATCCAGACGGGAGCTGGTCTTACTCTAAAGCTACTCAGCAGTATGACGTCTGTTTCAGCTCAGACACGCTCAAGAGTGACGTAGTGGTTTTCCCCGCACCATATCCACCTGTAGATGCGGAGCTGATCAGTATTAACGGAGGAGACACGTTTACCAGGACTCAGACTTTACCTAACAAAGAGACGGTGAGTTACTGA